AAAATCGAAGTTGTGACCGTAGCGCATCTGGATCAGCTTTTTATGGAGTTGTTTTTGAATAAGTGAATTGAATTTTATCTAATTGCTACATTCATCGCTCCTTCGGAGCATCCTGTTTATAGAAATATTGATGAAAGGGGAAAATTGTAACTCCATCGGCGTTTCCTCGAAATTCCAGGAGGCTCCGATGGAGCCGGGAATTTAGGGATTGGATATTTTTCTATAAGCCGGAGGCTCCTATGGAGCCAGGAATCTCGTGGCTTAAATTATTTCTATAAACAGGAATCTTCTTTGGAGATTTAATTCCGGCGTTTTACCTCTTATCAAATTCAAAAATTCGCATAATAACGCCGCAACCGATCCGTCAACCGATCATAGATCGGCTTACTGAATTCTACAAAAAGCTGCTGAGGATCTGGTGGTAATAATTCCTGGCTTTTACACATTTTCAATTGTGCATTGGTTAAGGCGCGTTCGTCGCCGTTAAAATTTGCCCATTCACAAACCCAGTTATATTCTCCACCAAACTTTTCCTGATTAGCCAGTTTTTTCGAACTAAATTCCATAATCCGCATATCCAGAACACCACTGGAATGAACCGTTTTACGATTTTTAGTAAGACTGGCTTTTACTTTATCATAAAACTCAATCTTTTTCCGGTTAACAGTTTTCTCTCCGATTTTGACACTGTCCTTGCTGACAACCGTTTCCGTATTTTTTTCAATTAGCGTTTGACCAACAACAAAATCATCAAATTGCAGCGTGATAACGTGATCCGGCTTTAATTTGTTATTGGTTGCTTCCTCCGGTGTATAAAATTGTACAAATTTATTTAGTCGCCGGTTGGTCTTTAAAAACTGGTTGATCTGATCCTGAAAGTAAGCGTTGCTAAGTTGATATGCTTTTGAAGTTACCAAAACCTGTTCAACCACAACTTTAAAAGAAGCAATGTTATAAGATTGATCTAGTTTTTGCTGGACGTTATTATAATTAGGCAAAAGCTCATTGACGCGTTCAAACTGTTCATAAGCTAAGCGGGCATTTTCTCGACCTCCAAGTGAGAGAAATTTAGAGCCTTCTGCATAGTGCGTTTCCGCCGTTTTTTGTCTTGAATTCCTTTCTTCCTCGTAATAACTTTTAGCTGAAACAGCATGCATACACGCATTACATGGTTTCACAGCTTCGTAAAGTTTATTTAAAATCTGATACGAAGACAGCAATTGTTCCCAACGTTGCATTTCAGGCAGATTTTCAGAAGATGCGATATCTTCCAAATGCTGCTTTACGGCGTTTGGAAATGCCTGTTTCAGGATTTCAAGGGAAGAACTATGTGTGGGATTGTTTTTTAATTTATCCGCAGCACGGAAAACGGAGTCATCATAATCTCCTCGTTTTAACGATTTTTTGGCTGAATGACAGCCATCTGCGATAATGTAAAATAGAAATATGAGTAAGAGAGCAGGAAGTTTTTTCATAGAATGTTCGCTGATAGGGGTCAGCAAATTTCTACAAAAATTATCTCATTTTCGAATGCTTTACTAAATAAGCCATTAAAACGGGATCAAAGCCTTGCGCGATATCCGCTTCAATGAAATCAATTTTGTATTGACCGCATTTTAATTTCAGTTTTTGATAAAATTCACCGACAAACTTTTGATAAGATTCGCGAACCTGATCGGGTTGTACCTTGATTTTTTCGCCGGATTCCAGGTCGATAAATTCATATGGACGATTTTCAAACGAAAAAGTTTCTTCCGTTTTTTTATCAGTTACATGAAACAAAAGTACTTCATGCAAATTGTGTCTTAAATGCTGTAAGGCGGAAAAGATAAGGTCAGCTTCCTCAATGTTTTCAAACATATCGCTGAAAATCACAACAAGCGACCGTTTATGAATTTTTTCTGCCAAAAGATGCAGAACAGATGCAACAGATGTTTTTTGTAAAGGACGAGTTTTTTGTAAAAGTCCGTTAAGCTCCTGCATGATTTTATGAACATGCGAAGGTGTAGATTTTACAGCAGTCTGTATTTCAATATCATCCGAAAATGTGCAAAGGCTTACCGCATCTTTTTGTCTTTGAAGCAAATAGGTAAGACTGGCCGCAGCCATCAGACTAAAAGTCATTTTACCATAATTCTCTTCCGGATAATACATGGAAGAAGAAGTATCGAGCAAAATATGACAACGAAGATTAGTCTCTTCTTCGTAACGTTTTACATAAAGGCGGTCAGTTTTGGCAAAAACTTTCCAGTCAATATTTCTTGTAGATTCTCCTGTATTATAAAGCTGATGTTCAGCAAATTCGACAGAAAAACCATGGAAAGGAGATTTATGAAGGCCGGTAATAAATCCTTCGACCAGCTGTTTAGCCAGAAATTCCAGGTTACCAAATTCTCTTACTTTTGCTAAATCCAGCTGCCTGATATTCATAAACCTGAAAAACGTTGTTAATCTTTGGTCCGCATGGAAATTATTTTGCCGGCTTTATGATCAATATCTTCATTTGAGTCCAGCATGATCATCCCTTCCATGCCAACAATGCGCATGGAAACTTTGGCTACACCACTGGAAACGATTCCGATCAGGCGTGCTGCTTCTTTACTGATATCTACTATTCTGTTGCGGGAAAATGGGCCTCTGTCGTTTACGCGTACTATAACTTTCTGATTGTTTGACAGGTTTGTTATTTCCAGCATGGTATTAAGAGGCAATGAACGGTGAGCTGCGGAAAGCTCGGTACTTTGATGTGTTTCTCCAAAGGAGGTTTTCCGGCCCTCAAAGCGGGAAGAATAAAAAGAAGCGCTGCCAACTTCTGTTTTGCCAAGACTGATCTGAGCGTCTGCTGTAAATGCTGACAGTGACAAAAAGAATAGAATCAGAATCCGAGGATAAGTCATATCTGAGAGTTTAGGTGAAACATAATTAAGCCCAAAGGACCTTAATTCTTTACCAAAATCGACGCTATGTGGCGGCCACAGTAACGACGATTCTTCAAATGTAACGGATTTAACCCGAAAAATTGTACACTGTACCAATAAAGTGCAAGAGAAATGTCGAAAATTTAATTTTTCGGGCATTAAGGATTTGCTAATATATGCCGGTTTTTTTGTTCGCAGCAATAAACTTTCTATTTTAGCGTTTGCAAACCTATTAAAAACTAAACATAGTGGAAGACAGAGAGCAAATCTACTCCAAAAGGGTCAGGGCGGGAAAACGGACTTACTTCTTCGATGTTCGCTCAACGCGATCCAACGATTATTACCTAACCATTACCGAAAGTCGCCGTCATCCGCAGGGAGAAGGCTTTACGTATGAGAAACATAAAATGTTTTTGTACAAAGAGGACTTTGATAAGTTTGTAGAAGCTTTGAAAGATGCGGTAGATCACGTGAAAACGGAATTAATGCCAGAAGTTGATTTTTCTCAGTATGAGGCCAAAGCGGATGAAGTAGACGCCATTGGTGAGTCAGATTTGAAGTGGGAGTAAAAAAACTTTACGTTTTTAAGAAGGCCTTCGCAAATCATTG
The nucleotide sequence above comes from Dyadobacter subterraneus. Encoded proteins:
- a CDS encoding septal ring lytic transglycosylase RlpA family protein, producing the protein MTYPRILILFFLSLSAFTADAQISLGKTEVGSASFYSSRFEGRKTSFGETHQSTELSAAHRSLPLNTMLEITNLSNNQKVIVRVNDRGPFSRNRIVDISKEAARLIGIVSSGVAKVSMRIVGMEGMIMLDSNEDIDHKAGKIISMRTKD
- a CDS encoding DUF58 domain-containing protein; the encoded protein is MNIRQLDLAKVREFGNLEFLAKQLVEGFITGLHKSPFHGFSVEFAEHQLYNTGESTRNIDWKVFAKTDRLYVKRYEEETNLRCHILLDTSSSMYYPEENYGKMTFSLMAAASLTYLLQRQKDAVSLCTFSDDIEIQTAVKSTPSHVHKIMQELNGLLQKTRPLQKTSVASVLHLLAEKIHKRSLVVIFSDMFENIEEADLIFSALQHLRHNLHEVLLFHVTDKKTEETFSFENRPYEFIDLESGEKIKVQPDQVRESYQKFVGEFYQKLKLKCGQYKIDFIEADIAQGFDPVLMAYLVKHSKMR
- a CDS encoding DUF3276 family protein — protein: MEDREQIYSKRVRAGKRTYFFDVRSTRSNDYYLTITESRRHPQGEGFTYEKHKMFLYKEDFDKFVEALKDAVDHVKTELMPEVDFSQYEAKADEVDAIGESDLKWE